The stretch of DNA GACTCCTTTGCTGCCGACAGCCTGGGCGCCGAGGATCCGGCGGGTTTCCGGGTCGTAATGGACGCGCAGGTGGATCCAGCCATGGTCGAAGTAGTAGCCGGCATTCGTACCGCCCTCGTAGACGGAAGTGGCAAACGCCATGCCTTCGGTTTCCAGACTTTTGGCGGAATGGCCGGTCATCCCCGCCGTCAGAGAGAATAATTTCGTGATGGACGTCCCGAGGAAGCCGTTGATTTCGAGCGGTTCACCGGCGAGATGCCGGGCCGCGATATACGATTCCCGGTGTGCATGCCAGGACAGCATGACTGTCCTCGGCTTATCCGTGAACCAGTCGGTGCCTTCCGCCGCGTCGCCGACGACGTAAATATCCGGATCCGAACTTTGCATATATCGGTTCGTTGCAATCGCCTTTGTCGGACCGAGTGCCAGCCCGGCCTCTTCCGCTAACTTTGTATCGAGTTCGATTCCGATCGTCGCAGCAAGAAAATCGACTTCCAACGTGGCTCCGCTATTGAGGATCAACCGTTTTCCTTCAATCCGCTCGATTTCTTCCTCCCGATAAAGCGTAATCCCATTTTCCTGCATTTCCTTTTCGAGCCTCTCCGAAATTTCCGGGTCCAGCACGTCCATCACCCGGTCGCCCCGCAGGATGACGGATGTCTCGATTCCACGATGGACGAAGTTCTCCGCCAGTTCGATGCCGATGAACCCGCCTCCGATGACGGCACAGGACTTCGGTTTTTCTTGCGAGATGAAATCCAGAATCTCTTCCATTTGTCCATAGCTCTTCAAGGTGAATAAAGGCAGCTCCCCGGCATCCAAATCGGGGACCCGCGCCTGGCCGCCCGGGGACAGGATGAGCTTGTCATACGGTTCATGGAATGTGACCCCCGTAGTCATATTGCGGACGAAGACGATTTTCGCTTTCCGGTCGATGGACAGGACATCGTGCTCCAAGCGCACAACGATGTCCCGCTTCTGGCCGAATTTCTCGGGGGACGGTCCGGCTATTTTTGATTTATCTTTAATCAACCCGCCAATGACGTAGGGCATGCCACATGTGCCATACCCGAAAACCGGATCCCGTCCGAACAGGGTGATATCCGAATCCGGCAATGCCCGCCTGATCTGGGAAGCGGCTGTCGAACCTCCCGCAATGCCTCCTACAATGACAATTTTCATGAGTGGAGTCCTCCTTCGGTGTCAGTTTTCCGGCAGTTTATTCAAGAAAAACACAGAGATCGTTCCGGGACCGGCATGGGCGCCGATTGCAGACCCGATCATATGGATTTCGATGGACTCCGGGTGGAACCTCTCTTCGATGGTCGCCTTCACTTCATTGGCCATCGCTTCATCATCCCCATGGCTGATTGCCACGTGCTGTTTGTCCAGTCCGCTTCCGCGTTCCCCGATGAGATCGACCATCCGGCGCAGCACTTTCTTGCGACCGCGGTGTTTTTCAATCGGTACAAGTTTGCCACCTTCGACATGCAGCAGTGGCTTGATGTTCAATAACCCCCCGATGAACGCGCTCGCTTTCGAGACCCGGCCGCCTTTCGCCAAATAATCCAAGTCCTCCACGGTGAAAAGATGTTCCATATGATTCGCCATGAACCGGATTTTCCGCTCAATTGTCCGGACATCGTCCCCGGCATCCCGTAATCGGACCGCTTCTTTGACAAGAAGGCCGTACCCGAGGGAGGCGCATTTGGAGTCGATGATAACGAGGTTCATATTCGGATTGGTCGCCTTCACTTGGTCTTTCATCATGACGGCGGTATCATGGGTTCCGGATAATTCGGAGGAGAAAGCGATGTAGATGCCGTCCTCGCCCGTTGCTGCGAACTCTTTCCACGTAGCGAGCAGCAGTTCCGGCGATGCTTGGGAAGTCTTCGGATGTTGGCCTTCGCGGATCGCTTTATACACTTCTTTGGAATCAACGGAGACGATGTCGTCAAATTCCTGGCCGTTGACAAGGACACGCAACGGAATCAGGGTCACATCGTTTTCCTCGAAAAACGTTTTAGGTAAATCACAGGCGCTGTCAGCAAAAATTCTCATTCCCATTCCTCCCGATTGTTAATTACTATAGTTGCAGCCGTTCTTGTAAAATATGGGCGATGCCGTCTTCGTTATTCGTCAATGTCACTTCATCGGCGATCGTTTTCAAACGGTCGATCGCATTGCCCATGGCGACGCCTACCCCGGCATAGTCGATCATTTCGAGATCATTGTCCTCGTCGCCGAATGCAATGATCCGATCTCGGGGAATATCCATCCATTTCGCGACGTGCGAGATGCCGACTGCTTTATTCAACCCGTGGCGCACGATTTCGATGACATCGAATGGAGCGCCCCACCGGCGATGGTCGATGACTTCTGCGTGGACTTCGGCAAGATGTCGACGGATTGGATCGACATCCTTGGAGTCCGCTTGGATGAGCAAGCTCGTCGGATCGACGCGTAAATATTTACGGATGTCGCCTGCTGTAATTCGAGGATCCCCGAAGCCGAAAATGTTAAGCAGCTTCTCATCATGGCGCTGCATATAGACGTCATCCAGCACTTCCGCCACAATATTTTGGAATGAAAAATCCTGCATGGCATCGATGACATCATTGACGACGGGAAGCGAGATCGTTTCATGGACCGGCTTCCACGACAGGTCACCCGGCCGGTGTACATAGGCACCGTTGAAGTTGACGATCGGGGTGTTCAACCCGAGTTGCCTGTAATAAACTTCGCTTGCACGATACGGGCGGCCGGTAGCAATCATGATCTGATGCCCGTTTTCTTCTGCTTTTTTCAAAGTGTCTGCTGTTTTTTCAGGGATGGTTTTTTCATCGGTGAGAAGTGTTCCATCCAAGTCGAGGACGATCAAATGCGGTTTCAAGAAAACTCCTCCTTTACAACTTCAGTCTATCGTTTCCCCGTATAATAAGTCAAAAAAACCCGATAGCGAACTTTTCATTTTGTTTTATTAGAAAAACTTTGGTACGCTCTTTTATAAAGAAAGGAAGGGGATGTCGGCGTGATTGTAACGGATGAGGTGTGGGGAAATATCCCTTTATTGCATATAGTGGAAAAAGAGTTGGAGACTCCGGAAATGCCGGTCATGATCTTCCTGCATGGTTTTACGAGTGCGAAGGAACATAATTTGCACTATGCCTATCAGATGGCTAAAAAAGGGCTGCGTGTCCTGTTGCCGGATGCACATCTCCACGGCGTCCGGGCGGAGGAGCTGGATGAAGTGCAACTGAGTTTACGATTTTGGGAGATTGTGTTGACGTCGCTTGAAGAAGTGGGCGTCTTGAAGGATGAATTGGCAAAACGGGATCTGCCTGCTGTAAAGGTCGGGCTTGGGGGAACGTCCATGGGAGGCATCACAACATTAGGTTGCCTCACGCTCTATGATTGGATTGATGCGGCGGCAGTCATGATGGGTGCACCGAACTACGTTCAGCTGGCGAAGGCGCAAATGGCCCAGTTCGAAAGGGGCGGCTTTAAATTGCCGATCACGGATGAGGAACGTCGCAACTTGCTCGATACGCTGGCTCGGTTCGATTTGACGAAGCATCGGCCGGCGCTGGCGAAACGCCCGGTCTTTTTCTGGCATGGCCGGAATGACACGACTGTACCGTACGAGCCGACGTTCAATTTCTATAATGCGGTGAAATCGGATTATGCGGATCATCCGCATGATTTTGAATTCATGACGGATGAAACGGCGGGCCATGCCGTTTCCAGACCGGGGATGCTGCGCGCGGCGGATTGGATGGCCTTCTATTTGAAGGGGCGGCCCTGACTCTGTTATGATGAAGGTATTAACGGAGTGGGAGGTATGAAAATGGATCAGGACATGAAAGACAGCATCATGGGCGTTTTGGAAAACGTGATTGACCCCGAGCTGGGAGTCGATATTGTCAATCTGGGACTTGTCTATGATGCGGAACTCGACGAAGCCGGAAAAGCGATCGTTACGATGACACTTACCTCGATGGGCTGTCCGATGGGCCCGCAAATCGTAGCCAATATCAAGCAGGAATTGATGGAGTTGCCAGAAGTGAAAGATGTCGACGTCAACATCGTATGGAATCCGCCTTGGTCGCGTGATATGATGTCGCGTTACGCTAAAATGGCACTCGGAGTTCGATAATCCAATACGTTTGAATCGGGGTTAATTCGATTCAAAGCTCGTGACATCATTTTGTAATTTGCGGTCTTTTGCACGTCGTCTGAATAAAAGACAAGGCCGAATTCATCCCGCTACTTGCAAAGGTGGGATTTTCACTGAATAAAAGCAATCGAAATCGCCGTCAAGCATCTTTGATGGCGATTTTTTGCTAGATGAAAGCGGGGAGGGAACCGATGCAGACAGTCAAGCAGATCATGCATCATCTGGAACCACTGGAAACAATGCAGGATTTCCGGAATGAAACCTTGCGTATCTTCGACTGATATTTCGGGTTGGAACGGTCCGTTTTCTGGCTATGCGGGAAGGGTGGCGTAATCCACGACCCGGTCGTTCATAATATTAAGCCGGTTGTTCTGGAGAGTTACGTAGATTATGTGGAGGACGATTTTCTGCTGCCTGCCCGAGTGCAGGCCAATCTTGATACGGCAAGAGTGCTCCGGTTGAACGATGTCGTAACCGAGTCCGAATATGAAAGAAGTGCGTTCTATCAGGAGTTCATGGAACCGAAAGGAAACTATCATGAAATGGGCGTCTATTTAGTATCGGGCAATCAGCTAGTCGGCGGTATTTCATTCACAGCAGGCAGGCGCAACCCGTTCGAGAATGAAATGATCCTTGAGAGTGTCGAAGTGATTTCCTATTATGTATCGATGAAACTGCAAACGTTTTTACAGAGGGATCCGTTGGAACGACTTGAGCTGACGCCGGAGTATTGTACACATTGCCGTCGTCCCCTAATTCGAAATAGGACCCGGGCGCAATCCACTTCTTCATTGCCTTCGCTTTCTCTGTAAGCGCTTTCGTAGAAGGGCCGCCTGGAATTGGTTCGGCCATTTGCCGCCAGTTGATCGGCTCGATGCCATTCAAGCAAAGTTCCGGGAAAGCGATTAGATCGACTGTCGGGTTCATGAAGGTGACTTGGTCGACATACGCCATCATCGCCTTCAGATTTTCTTTCTTCTTTTGCTACGGATCTGGATGTCCGCTCGGCGAAGCCATTTGGATAATTGCCATGTTCAAGTACGTCATTCATTCCAACCCCTTTCGTTTATTAATTCAATTTATACTGAATATTCATGGCGAATCCATTACTCGAAAGAGTAATCTTTTGGGTCGGTTTATGGACGGTGTTCGAGGGTAAAGAGGAAAGATGGATACCCCATTGAAAGGAGAGATGCTGTATTTTTGGCCTTTCCGATTTCGCACGGTTTGCGTTATCCCTCTTCATCCTTTTGCCGCTCGTGTCGTTTGTCCACTCGATTGGCCATTCGTTTATGGCAGCTCTGTTCGGCGGTTGGGCGCGGTTTGCATTGGGGAGGGGGAAAGTATTGTTTTGCATCGGGGCCATCACGGTTCATCGGATCTATTTCCTCGATTCGAATGTCCGGTACTCGCGTTTACGTTGGAGCAACCGGTTCACTCATTTCATGGTGCATGCAGGCGGCGTCCTGTTCAATATCGGTTCCGTGCTGCTGTTGAATTACCTGATTTCACATGGAATCATGAAAGACCGGAACTACCTTTTTCTCTATTCCTATTTTTCGATCTGGTTTGCGTTTATCTCGCTCATCCCGGTCGACTACGGGAATGGCAGCTATAGTGACGGGCTGAACCTGTATTATATTATGAAACATCGGGAGTTCCCTCAATTGTATAATTGAGAGAATACCGGTGTTTTTTAATTGGAAGGTGGGATGCGCTTGGAAGGGAAACAACGTCATATGTCGAATGTAAGCAAGTGGCAGTGATTTACATAATGGAAGGGGTCGGTCTTATGTCATTCAAAACAGCAGACCTATGCGATGAATTTGCAAATGAAGTGAAAGTTTGCATGATGGAGTTCAATTCGTATGGAAAGCATAAGCGGTTTTCCGGTCCGATTGAGACGGTTCGGGTGTTTGAAGACAATGTGCTAGTGAAAGAAGCGTTGCAGACTATCCCGGAAGGCAGCGTGCTCGTTGTCGATGGGGGTGGATCAAAACGGTGCGCGCTTATGGGAGATCTGCTCGGTGATATTGCGCAAACGCGGAAATTGGCGGGCGTCATCATTAATGGATGCGCACGGGATACGGCGGATATCGGCCAACAGGAGATTGGCGTGTTCGCAATCGGAAGCCATCCGATGAAAAGCATTAAGCAAGGGAAGGGCGAACGCAATATTACGTTGAATTTCGGCGATATCGATTGGGAGCCGGGGCATTATGTGTATGCGGATGAGGATGGGGTCATCGTCGCTGCCCGGAATTTGATCGGTTGAATTGGACATCCTTTGGGGGAGGCGTAGCCTTTTTCCGAAGGATGTTTTGTTATTTCTGCTGCCATTCGGGTAAGAGGGAATGGAAAGTGGATTTCTTTACTTTTGGAGAAATTCATATTATAATTTTAATTAATCAAAGATAGTCAAAGTCAAATGAAAGAAGTGAATTGACATGAGAATGGATACTCAACAGGAAGATCAACGCACACCGCTTGAGCAGTTCGGACGCAATCTTGTGGATGAAGTTAAAAACGGGAAAATGGATCCGGTCATCGGCCGGGATGAAGAAATCCGGAATGTCATTCGAATTTTATCAAGGAAGACGAAAAACAACCCAGTACTCATCGGAGAGCCGGGGGTCGGGAAGACGGCAATCGTCGAAGGACTGGCCCAACGGATTGTCAAAGGGGATGTGCCGGAAGGATTGAAAGACCGTCAAATCTTCGAGCTGGATATGAGTGCATTGATTGCAGGAGCCAAATATCGCGGGGAATTTGAGGAACGATTGAAAGGCGTCTTGAAGCAGGTCAAGGACAGCGATGGGGAGATCATTCTTTTCATTGATGAAATCCATACGATTGTCGGTGCCGGGAAGACGGAAGGCGCGATGGACGCGGGCAATATGCTGAAACCGATGCTCGCACGCGGCGAGTTGTACTGCATCGGCGCGACGACGCTGGATGAATACCGGATGTACATCGAGAAGGATCCGGCGCTTGAGCGGCGGTTCCAACAAGTGATGGTGCGCGAACCGTCCGTCGAGGATACGGTGTCCATCTTGCGTGGGTTGAAAGAGCGCTTCGAGCTGCACCACGGAGTCCGCATCCATGACCGGGCGATCGTAGCGGCGGCTGCGTTATCGGACCGGTATTTAACGGAACGCTTTTTGCCGGATAAAGCGATTGACTTGATCGACGAAGCGAGCGCGATGATCCGGACGGAAATCGACTCCATGCCGAGCGAATTGGATGCGGTGACCCGGCGGATCATGCAACTGGAGATCGAGGAACAGGCACTTCGGAAAGAGAAGGACGCGGTGAGCCAAACACGGCTTGAAACGCTGCGGGAAGAATTGAAAGGATTGAAGGAGTCCTCCGCCGGCATGCGGGAGCAATGGGATCAAGAGAAAGAGGCATTGCGTGGAATCCAGGAGAAGCGGGAGGAGCTGGACCGCTTCCGCCGCGATTTGGAAGATGCGCAAAACCGGTTTGATTTGAACCGGGCGGCCGAGCTCCAATATGGCAAGATCCCCGCTTTGGAGCAAGAGTTGCAGGAGCTGGAGCAGCCGTTGTTGGAGAGCCAGGAGAATCGGTTATTGAGGGAAGAAGTGACCGAAGAAGAGATTGCAACGATCGTGGCACGCTGGACCGGAATCCCGGTCACCAAGTTGGTGGAAGGGGAGCGGGAAAAATTGTTGCGCCTCCGCGAAACGCTGGAGGAGCGGGTCATCGGCCAAGACGATGCCGTCCAACTCGTAACGGAAGCAGTATGGCGGGCGCGGGCGGGCATCAAAGATCCGCATAAGCCGATCGGTTCGTTCCTGTTCCTCGGTCCGACGGGTGTCGGGAAAACGGAATTGGCGAAAACGTTGGCCGCGTCATTATTCGACTCGGAAGACCATTTCATCCGGATCGACATGTCCGAATACATGGAGAAGCATAGCGTTTCCAGACTCGTCGGGGCGCCTCCGGGGTATATCGGCTACGAAGAAGGAGGCCAGTTGACGGAAGCAGTCCGGCGCAATCCGTACTCTGTCGTCCTGCTCGATGAAATCGAAAAGGCGCATCCGGATGTCTCGAACATCTTGTTGCAAATTTTGGATGACGGCCGGATCACCGACAGCCAAGGCAGATTGGTCAACTTCACGAATACGGTCGTGATCATGACATCCAACATCGGCTCAGCTTATTTGTTGAACGAACTGGACGATACGGAAAATCACGCAGCCGAAGATTTGGTCATGGCCGAGTTGAGACGCCATTTCAAACCGGAATTATTGAACCGGATGGATGATATTATTATCTTCCACTCCCTCAAAGCAGACGCATTTTCACGGATTGCCCGGAAAATGCTGGAGGAGCTGGTGAAACGGCTTGAGGAGCAGGAAGTCATCTTGACTTATGACGATGCCGTCGTCGACTGGATCGTCCGGGAAGGCACGGACGCCGATTTCGGGGCCCGTCCGCTGAAGCGCTTCATCCAGCGGAACGTCGAAACCGTCGTCGCCAAAGAAATCATCAAAGGCGAAATCCGTCCAGGCGAAGTGTTGGCATTGTCGATGGTGGATGGGAAACTGGATGTTCATAAAGGGTGAAGACTGAAGAGCCGCATGGGGATTTTAATTCCTGTGTGGCTTTTTTCGTGGTGGAGTGATTGCAGCAAATTGGTTTGCATTTGTCGTGAGATTGGTTGCGTTCGTGTGGCGTTTGCTTGCACTTGGTCGGGGGTTTCTTGCGCTCGCAACCCGGTTGCTTGCATTCGCTCCGGTCTTTCTTGCAACTCGCCGTCTGCCGTGGGTTTGGTTGCGCTCGTGTGGCGTTTGGTTGCGCTCGATCGGGGTTTTCTTGCACTCACAACCCGGTTGCTTGCATTCGCTCCGGTCTTTCTTGCAACTCGCCGTCTGCCGTGGGTTTGCTTGCGCTCGTGTGGCGTTTGCTTGCATTGCACTCGAGATTGCTTGCACCCACTCTGCTGTTGCTTGCGAATCCTACTTTTCAGCCCAACAAAAAAACCATCTCCCCAAAAGGAAATGGCTGTCTTGGTCAATCAATGATCGGAAACTGGATCGTCCGGGCATGCACTGGAGATGACGAGGACGACGACCGATAGGATGACTGAAACGACGATGCCCGGTACGAGGTCGAATGGAACGTTCGCGATCGAGCCGGTAACATAGTTCACCATGGTAACCAAAAGAAATGACCAAAAGAAAGTCATTACGAATTTCATCAAATTCACCTCTACATAAACGGATTCTTACTAATGATAGCATAGCCGCGGCAGGGGAGGAACCTTTAATGCGGAAAAGAGAAATTAAATTTGGCAAAAGCGTGTCGGCGGGTTGAAAAGTATATCCCTTTCCCTTATGATTAATACCAGGTACTAATATTAGATGATAAGAACGGGGGATGAAAATGAACGCTGGTTTCATTGGAATCGGTAAATGCGTTCCTGCACAAGTTGTGACGAATGCAGATTTGGAAGAACGTATGGATACATCGGATGAATGGATCCGCACGCGGACAGGGATTGAACAACGGCATATTGCAGACGAGGATACGGATACATCGGATTTGGCGTACCAGGCTGCGGTGAATGCTATTGAAGATGCCGGGCTCCATCCAGAGGACATAGGGTTGATTTTGGTGGCGACGGTGACTCCGGATCAGCCATTCCCGTCGGTGTCTGCCATGATCCAAGACCGGTTGGGAGCGAAAAATGCGGCCGCGATGGATGTATCTGCGGCTTGCGCCGGGTTTATGTACGGTATCGTGACGGCGAAGCAGTTCGTTGAATCGGGTGCGTATCCGTATGTGCTCGTCGTTGGCGTTGAAAAATTATCGAAGATCATGGATTGGGAAGACCGCGGGACGGCTGTGCTGTTCGGTGACGGTGCAGGGGCAGCGGTAATCGGTAAAGTAAGCGAAGGCCGCGGCATCCTGTCATTCGAACTCGGAGCGGATGGCAGCGGCGGCAAGCATCTGTTCCAAGACCGTTATATTCAAATGAACGGCCGAGAGGTATTCAAGTTTGCAGTGAGACAAATGGGCGAATCGGCTGAAAGTGTCATCGAAAAGGCCGGCTTGACGAAAGAGGACGTCGATTATTTGATTCCACACCAAGCGAATATGCGGATTATGGAATCCTCCCGGGAACGTTTGGGTCTTCCACCTGAGAAGATGTCGAAGACGATTCATAAATACGGAAATACTTCCGCAGCATCGATTCCGATTTCTTTAGTCGATGACGTAGCGGAGGGGAAAGTGAAAGACGATGATGTCATCGTGCTCGTCGGATTTGGCGGAGGGCTTACATGGGGTGGCCTGTGCGTCAAGTGGGGAAGATGATTCCCTCTTTTCATGATAGAATAAGTGCTAGAAGATGCGGAATTACTTAAATAGGGAAGGGAAGTTGAGAACATGGAAAAACGTCGTGTCGTGGTTACAGGGGTCGGGGCGGTATCCCCAGTCGGAAATTCAGCGGAAGAATCTTGGCAGTCCGTACTGGAAGGCAGGTCGGGAATCGGTATGCTGACCCGGTTGGATCGGGAACAATTTCCGGTGAAAGTGGCGGCAGAAGTGAAAGACTTCGATATCGAAGAGTATCTTTCACGCAAAGATGCCCGGAAGATGGACCGGTTCACGCATTTTGCGATCGCTTCCTCTGTCATGGCAATGAAAGACGCCAATCTGGAATTGGATGAGGAGCTCGGACTGCGGACGGGCGTGTGGATCGGTTCGGGGATCGGCGGAATGGAAACACATGAACAGCAATTCAAGACATTCCTGGAAAAAGGGT from Bacillus sp. OxB-1 encodes:
- a CDS encoding beta-ketoacyl-ACP synthase III, encoding MNAGFIGIGKCVPAQVVTNADLEERMDTSDEWIRTRTGIEQRHIADEDTDTSDLAYQAAVNAIEDAGLHPEDIGLILVATVTPDQPFPSVSAMIQDRLGAKNAAAMDVSAACAGFMYGIVTAKQFVESGAYPYVLVVGVEKLSKIMDWEDRGTAVLFGDGAGAAVIGKVSEGRGILSFELGADGSGGKHLFQDRYIQMNGREVFKFAVRQMGESAESVIEKAGLTKEDVDYLIPHQANMRIMESSRERLGLPPEKMSKTIHKYGNTSAASIPISLVDDVAEGKVKDDDVIVLVGFGGGLTWGGLCVKWGR
- a CDS encoding FAD-dependent oxidoreductase; this translates as MKIVIVGGIAGGSTAASQIRRALPDSDITLFGRDPVFGYGTCGMPYVIGGLIKDKSKIAGPSPEKFGQKRDIVVRLEHDVLSIDRKAKIVFVRNMTTGVTFHEPYDKLILSPGGQARVPDLDAGELPLFTLKSYGQMEEILDFISQEKPKSCAVIGGGFIGIELAENFVHRGIETSVILRGDRVMDVLDPEISERLEKEMQENGITLYREEEIERIEGKRLILNSGATLEVDFLAATIGIELDTKLAEEAGLALGPTKAIATNRYMQSSDPDIYVVGDAAEGTDWFTDKPRTVMLSWHAHRESYIAARHLAGEPLEINGFLGTSITKLFSLTAGMTGHSAKSLETEGMAFATSVYEGGTNAGYYFDHGWIHLRVHYDPETRRILGAQAVGSKGVDKRIDVIATAIIGNLTVDDLAALELSYSPAYSSPKDPVNMVGYKAE
- a CDS encoding ATP-dependent Clp protease ATP-binding subunit, whose product is MDTQQEDQRTPLEQFGRNLVDEVKNGKMDPVIGRDEEIRNVIRILSRKTKNNPVLIGEPGVGKTAIVEGLAQRIVKGDVPEGLKDRQIFELDMSALIAGAKYRGEFEERLKGVLKQVKDSDGEIILFIDEIHTIVGAGKTEGAMDAGNMLKPMLARGELYCIGATTLDEYRMYIEKDPALERRFQQVMVREPSVEDTVSILRGLKERFELHHGVRIHDRAIVAAAALSDRYLTERFLPDKAIDLIDEASAMIRTEIDSMPSELDAVTRRIMQLEIEEQALRKEKDAVSQTRLETLREELKGLKESSAGMREQWDQEKEALRGIQEKREELDRFRRDLEDAQNRFDLNRAAELQYGKIPALEQELQELEQPLLESQENRLLREEVTEEEIATIVARWTGIPVTKLVEGEREKLLRLRETLEERVIGQDDAVQLVTEAVWRARAGIKDPHKPIGSFLFLGPTGVGKTELAKTLAASLFDSEDHFIRIDMSEYMEKHSVSRLVGAPPGYIGYEEGGQLTEAVRRNPYSVVLLDEIEKAHPDVSNILLQILDDGRITDSQGRLVNFTNTVVIMTSNIGSAYLLNELDDTENHAAEDLVMAELRRHFKPELLNRMDDIIIFHSLKADAFSRIARKMLEELVKRLEEQEVILTYDDAVVDWIVREGTDADFGARPLKRFIQRNVETVVAKEIIKGEIRPGEVLALSMVDGKLDVHKG
- the rraA gene encoding ribonuclease E activity regulator RraA, whose amino-acid sequence is MSFKTADLCDEFANEVKVCMMEFNSYGKHKRFSGPIETVRVFEDNVLVKEALQTIPEGSVLVVDGGGSKRCALMGDLLGDIAQTRKLAGVIINGCARDTADIGQQEIGVFAIGSHPMKSIKQGKGERNITLNFGDIDWEPGHYVYADEDGVIVAARNLIG
- a CDS encoding prolyl oligopeptidase family serine peptidase, translating into MIVTDEVWGNIPLLHIVEKELETPEMPVMIFLHGFTSAKEHNLHYAYQMAKKGLRVLLPDAHLHGVRAEELDEVQLSLRFWEIVLTSLEEVGVLKDELAKRDLPAVKVGLGGTSMGGITTLGCLTLYDWIDAAAVMMGAPNYVQLAKAQMAQFERGGFKLPITDEERRNLLDTLARFDLTKHRPALAKRPVFFWHGRNDTTVPYEPTFNFYNAVKSDYADHPHDFEFMTDETAGHAVSRPGMLRAADWMAFYLKGRP
- a CDS encoding DUF2929 family protein: MKFVMTFFWSFLLVTMVNYVTGSIANVPFDLVPGIVVSVILSVVVLVISSACPDDPVSDH
- a CDS encoding metal-sulfur cluster assembly factor encodes the protein MDQDMKDSIMGVLENVIDPELGVDIVNLGLVYDAELDEAGKAIVTMTLTSMGCPMGPQIVANIKQELMELPEVKDVDVNIVWNPPWSRDMMSRYAKMALGVR
- a CDS encoding Cof-type HAD-IIB family hydrolase, producing MKPHLIVLDLDGTLLTDEKTIPEKTADTLKKAEENGHQIMIATGRPYRASEVYYRQLGLNTPIVNFNGAYVHRPGDLSWKPVHETISLPVVNDVIDAMQDFSFQNIVAEVLDDVYMQRHDEKLLNIFGFGDPRITAGDIRKYLRVDPTSLLIQADSKDVDPIRRHLAEVHAEVIDHRRWGAPFDVIEIVRHGLNKAVGISHVAKWMDIPRDRIIAFGDEDNDLEMIDYAGVGVAMGNAIDRLKTIADEVTLTNNEDGIAHILQERLQL
- a CDS encoding DegV family protein, with protein sequence MRIFADSACDLPKTFFEENDVTLIPLRVLVNGQEFDDIVSVDSKEVYKAIREGQHPKTSQASPELLLATWKEFAATGEDGIYIAFSSELSGTHDTAVMMKDQVKATNPNMNLVIIDSKCASLGYGLLVKEAVRLRDAGDDVRTIERKIRFMANHMEHLFTVEDLDYLAKGGRVSKASAFIGGLLNIKPLLHVEGGKLVPIEKHRGRKKVLRRMVDLIGERGSGLDKQHVAISHGDDEAMANEVKATIEERFHPESIEIHMIGSAIGAHAGPGTISVFFLNKLPEN
- a CDS encoding nitrilase-related carbon-nitrogen hydrolase; translated protein: MMAYVDQVTFMNPTVDLIAFPELCLNGIEPINWRQMAEPIPGGPSTKALTEKAKAMKKWIAPGSYFELGDDGNVYNTPASAQVVPTDPSVKTFAVSSIHNRKSLRHSQGSFHSRTGCACLL